From one Aspergillus fumigatus Af293 chromosome 8, whole genome shotgun sequence genomic stretch:
- a CDS encoding putative C2H2 finger domain protein has protein sequence MSTLSPQLVRSESPTDMGFPNANFSDPYLSAPLDPEQDVFKSSGIRWTPEPGQHDLREASTSPYNHNVNSDTAQGAETAGYPTSYSDFLSPIDDFSSDLSAQASPNGDQPPGSINMELHSYLDAWPHEGSSSNMAVADEPRSVDSESAALSQPALVTSQLLTPERTNHPSPAPDLTNRRNNESQSHSEQILTIVTAPLDNNLNVHPPSDAARARSPIVTVESYSRGDSPVRNTISVRRQPSQSTTHLSPGRESEDGDHNTSWQTSEQAIARAPDGSWLPDGTTGQAGVAPTSRDDTYILSPNEVESRRRLEEKNADIRSWSATVSVAGSEDGDDGLHTRGRKVPAGTRRRARSAGDPALQQDYFNLQFGAYGPVLPGPGALIHESSDEELSVNDSEVEASDPGSPAVSVNEARWARDGLADSPVQDQPNSADEEPAPHQFLATHPWKDADHDSTPRSVRMQPSTASAAMMEYQRRAREIDAVSRYATWGTRPMSEIEVNSIIGAGGSFANLSISQDSSKKHTRRSSLMKFFPRKPSISVLKRPLSDLSLVENQTTNNEIKSPPSRKDSFPHRKLSLARSPKSPSLSTGGAVIAIAGQMAAIGGRDSLSTVSPHSTSNPWNKFGRTRSRSEIPRSSAPGLLDLMTSHGGPPVPTIGHSQALTTDNHGLQQVASSRPVETGDDEEEDDDTGEKGQVMDFPVPTRLPVPTTEGFKAQITQLNPRLEPALIDRLANEQVRRYKKLVEQKMNHTHAVSKKSCSAGKFCFAQGGEAVILAARAEPHDSEATHTQFEITGHSGVDDEPLALGENAVTAAQFPPGVPLPPVKRLPAEFECPICFKVKTFQKPSDWTKHVHEDVQPFTCTFPHCNEPKSFKRKADWVRHESERHRKLEWWTCTVHDCHHTCYRKDNFVQHLVREHKMPEPKIKKTKTKGVGPAAETQEESSREREAEQLWELVDQCHHDTSKGPREEPCRFCGNVCSSWKKLTVHLAKHMEQIAMPVLALVQERHLFPNIDADVAPKAVSYPGSIAQEVTSFSPQLNGIKAEPEAPMNFEAGQSEPPTGFLNPTYPPTSTTLHQGFLSAGPDVYTAYGSQAGFAGQQFVSLHQNSVTYPPLLNTGSRPRITTQELSVLQNPYQLCSSPTDMRATYDPQGTLHMSPPPVENGQAYHDQITQATSYSYDGSVGYSRQF, from the coding sequence ATGTCGACGCTATCTCCCCAGCTGGTCCGCAGCGAATCCCCGACCGACATGGGGTTTCCAAACGCAAACTTCTCAGATCCCTATCTTTCTGCTCCGCTGGACCCCGAGCAAGATGTTTTCAAATCCTCAGGTATCAGATGGACCCCAGAACCTGGTCAGCACGACCTGCGTGAGGCCTCGACCTCTCCTTACAATCACAATGTGAACAGCGATACTGCCCAAGGCGCTGAAACGGCTGGGTACCCGACCTCTTATTCTGATTTCTTGAGTCCCATTGATGACTTTTCGAGTGACCTGAGTGCCCAAGCTTCCCCAAACGGCGATCAACCGCCGGGAAGCATAAATATGGAATTGCACTCATATCTCGATGCATGGCCACATGAAGGGAGTTCATCCAACATGGCTGTGGCTGATGAGCCACGATCCGTGGACTCAGAATCGGCAGCCCTCTCTCAGCCAGCCCTGGTCACCTCACAGCTTCTAACTCCGGAGCGGACTAATCATCCGAGTCCTGCGCCCGACTTGACCAATCGACGAAACAATGAATCCCAATCGCATTCGGAGCAGATACTCACTATAGTCACGGCTCCCTTAGACAACAACCTCAATGTCCATCCTCCGTCAGATGCTGCCAGAGCAAGAAGTCCAATTGTTACGGTCGAAAGCTACTCGCGCGGAGATTCTCCGGTCAGGAACACGATTTCCGTCCGACGGCAGCCGAGCCAGTCTACCACCCACCTTTCGCCTGGCAGAGAATCAGAGGATGGGGACCACAATACCTCATGGCAGACATCTGAACAAGCGATCGCACGTGCGCCCGATGGTTCCTGGCTTCCCGATGGCACCACTGGCCAAGCCGGTGTCGCCCCTACATCACGTGATGACACGTATATCCTCAGTCCCAATGAAGTAGAGTCACGGCGACGgcttgaggagaagaacgcGGATATTCGGTCATGGTCCGCCACAGTAAGCGTCGCCGGCAGTGAAGATGGAGACGACGGCCTTCATACCCGCGGCCGCAAAGTGCCAGCGGGCACACGACGCAGGGCGAGGAGTGCCGGGGACCCTGCGCTTCAGCAGGACTACTTCAATCTGCAATTTGGAGCCTACGGGCCGGTCCTCCCTGGACCCGGTGCGTTAATACACGAGAGTAGCGACGAGGAGCTCAGTGTCAATGACTCCGAGGTCGAAGCAAGCGATCCGGGATCGCCCGCAGTCAGCGTCAATGAAGCGAGGTGGGCTCGAGATGGCCTTGCAGATTCGCCCGTGCAGGATCAACCCAACTCCGCGGACGAAGAGCCGGCACCGCATCAATTTCTGGCAACCCACCCATGGAAGGACGCGGATCACGACTCTACTCCCAGATCAGTTCGGATGCAGCCGTCAACCGCCAGCGCCGCTATGATGGAATACCAACGACGCGCTCGAGAAATTGATGCTGTATCCCGTTATGCAACTTGGGGTACGCGACCTATGAGTGAAATCGAAGTGAATAGTATTATCGGTGCGGGAGGTTCATTTGCCAATCTGTCTATCAGCCAGGACTCGAGCAAGAAACACACAAGGCGGAGTAGCCTGATGAAGTTCTTCCCACGGAAACCATCGATCAGTGTTTTAAAGAGGCCGCTGTCAGACCTGTCCCTGGTTGAAAATCAAACTACCAACAATGAGATCAAAAGTCCGCCCTCGAGAAAGGACAGTTTCCCTCACCGGAAGCTCAGCCTTGCGCGAAGCCCAAAGTCTCCCAGCCTTAGTACAGGTGGCGCAGTCATTGCAATTGCCGGCCAAATGGCAGCTATTGGAGGTAGAGACTCCCTGAGTACCGTCTCACCACACTCGACGTCTAATCCCTGGAACAAGTTTGGGCGGACGCGCAGTCGGAGTGAGATACCGCGGTCCTCCGCACCGGGTCTATTGGACTTGATGACCAGTCACGGAGGCCCGCCCGTTCCTACCATTGGCCACTCACAAGCTCTGACGACTGACAATCATGGTCTCCAGCAGGTGGCGTCAAGTCGGCCTGTTGAGactggagatgatgaagaggaggacgatgataCAGGCGAAAAGGGGCAGGTGATGGATTTTCCGGTTCCCACCCGTCTGCCTGTGCCTACTACGGAAGGGTTCAAGGCTCAGATCACACAGCTGAATCCTCGTCTGGAACCTGCACTGATCGACCGTCTCGCGAACGAGCAGGTTCGCAGATACAAGAAGTTGGTTGAGCAGAAAATGAACCATACTCATGCCGTCAGTAAGAAATCTTGCTCGGCGGGTAAATTCTGCTTCGCACAGGGTGGTGAAGCCGTGATTCTGGCCGCGCGCGCTGAACCTCATGACTCCGAAGCTACACATACCCAGTTCGAGATCACCGGGCACAGTGGAGTGGATGATGAACCTCTCGCTCTTGGAGAGAATGCTGTAACAGCCGCGCAGTTTCCCCCAGGCGTCCCATTGCCGCCTGTGAAGCGCCTTCCGGCCGAATTCGAGTGCCCCATATGTTTCAAGGTGAAAACGTTCCAGAAGCCATCCGATTGGACCAAGCATGTCCACGAAGACGTGCAGCCGTTTACTTGCACTTTTCCGCACTGCAACGAGCCCAAGTCGTTCAAGCGAAAGGCGGACTGGGTTAGGCATGAGAGTGAACGCCACAGAAAACTTGAATGGTGGACTTGCACCGTTCATGATTGCCATCACACATGCTACCGCAAGGACAATTTCGTACAACATCTCGTCCGAGAGCATAAGATGCCCGAGCCCAAGatcaagaagacgaagacgaaagGAGTAGGGCCCGCAGCTGAAACACAGGAAGAAAGCAGTCGTGAGCGAGAAGCTGAGCAGCTGTGGGAGCTCGTGGACCAGTGCCATCATGATACCTCCAAGGGCCCGCGGGAGGAACCCTGCCGCTTCTGCGGTAacgtctgcagcagctggaagaagctTACCGTTCATCTGGCCAAGCACATGGAGCAGATTGCCATGCCTGTCCTGGCACTAGTGCAAGAACGACATCTGTTTCCAAACATAGATGCTGATGTTGCCCCGAAAGCAGTCAGTTACCCTGGCTCGATCGCACAGGAAGTAACCAGCTTTTCACCTCAACTGAATGGCATCAAAGCCGAGCCGGAGGCGCCAATGAACTTCGAAGCCGGTCAATCCGAGCCCCCTACTGGATTTTTGAATCCGACGTACCCACCGACCTCCACAACCCTACATCAAGGGTTTCTATCCGCTGGACCAGACGTGTACACTGCATACGGATCGCAGGCGGGCTTTGCGGGGCAGCAATTCGTGTCTCTTCATCAGAACTCTGTCACCTACCCGCCACTGCTGAACACTGGGTCGCGACCCAGAATAACGACCCAAGAGCTGAGCGTGTTGCAGAATCCGTACCAGCTTTGCAGCTCACCTACAGATATGCGCGCGACGTATGATCCTCAGGGCACACTGCATATGTCACCCCCTCCGGTAGAGAACGGCCAGGCCTATCACGACCAGATCACGCAAGCCACATCGTATTCATACGACGGCTCCGTGGGTTATTCCCGCCAATTTTAA
- a CDS encoding putative C2H2 finger domain protein, which translates to MSDSHSGNFKWDNSNDVLQGIMGTRVMSNASPDHHPTDGSTSSSHVALGDPASFLGIQFGSDPAVLPHDHSSILHPWLPCGSNHPSPSSLSPAPNYLEYYQYHTPQSFNHQDAWNPLQVTGVPLNTSAFNLQPMGKPYQINDYIDRRRSTGQYSTPSENDSQYNGLASGDSGYGSRSCTTRSIAASSFAVDSACSPHLGPHEYELDDRTTTFDLGPSACGEAVEKTEQHNAPCEYEIKCDYPECNWKGKCPSDKRKHEARHQKLYKCDQPNCSRKQGFGTINDLARHKKCVHKQEPERGPKILYLCFGRNCPRRQKRWPRLDNFRQHLLRMHGDEDADELLKRSHEWYNSIKQASELTFAAVDPVFKKTQSPEMQLPTEQDCVMEDLDQTPCIPAVAFESLIGARSPENEYRILNPIKDTTEQERDQELADATLMAPSNTVQLPGYGTPNLDSALDQTPPIAHQDSKKNDYVEEFIVDAATNMINALTRIMNSNHRRHSQPAKDIDDPTSPSTELCSPKKKILQRILTAALDCLSEKPQRSGDRTPKVPERDPDKKDWIQCGVCAKRTRLRCEMKKHQKRHDRPYGCTFPKCSKTFGSKADWKRHENSQHYHIQSWYCTLCDPTKGKRYARWYYRQEVFVQHLKTHHHVDNEGARVAVANNLVGENGQSRFWCGFCREIIPLHSQGREAWNERFDHIDFEHFRRGQRIEDWVHCCHSSDDQECEESKGRNMASGSDESPFATDGHSENENDSCSDCSSDTVLEDDGVTLDLETSRQMVSCERASPSKKALKLENSSETGESRKRKLDTFGLMVDPYQTHADDGSKPKRRIGAAIPLPGQ; encoded by the exons ATGAGT GATTCACATTCTGGCAATTTCAAATGGGACAATTCCAATGATGTCCTTCAGGGCATCATGGGGACTCGAGTAATGTCGAATGCCTCGCCTGACCATCACCCGACAGACGGCTCGACCTCTTCCTCTCACGTCGCGTTAGGTGACCCGGCCTCTTTTCTTGGTATTCAATTTGGCTCCGACCCGGCTGTTCTCCCTCATGATCATTCATCCATCCTCCACCCTTGGCTTCCATGTGGCAGCAATCACCCGTCGCCCTCGTCGTTGTCCCCGGCTCCGAACTACTTGGAGTACTACCAGTATCATACGCCTCAGTCATTCAATCACCAGGATGCTTGGAATCCGCTCCAGGTGACTGGAGTCCCTCTCAACACATCGGCTTTCAATCTGCAGCCCATGGGAAAGCCCTATCAGATCAACGACTACATTGACCGCCGGCGCTCCACCGGACAATACAGCACCCCCTCAGAAAATGATAGCCAGTACAACGGTCTCGCGTCGGGTGATTCAGGATACGGGAGTCGAAGCTGTACCACACGCTCCATAGCTGCATCTTCCTTCGCGGTAGACTCAGCTTGCAGTCCGCACTTGGGTCCACATGAGTATGAACTGGACGATAGAACGACAACGTTCGATCTGGGACCATCCGCCTGTGGCGAGGCCGTAGAGAAGACCGAACAACACAATGCGCCCTGTGAATATGAGATTAAATGTGATTATCCCGAGTGCAACTGGAAAGGAAAATGTCCATCCGACAAAAG GAAACACGAGGCAAGACATCAGAAGCTGTACAAATGCGATCAACCCAACTGCAGTCGCAAGCAGGGCTTCGGAACCATCAATGATCTAGCGCGACACAAGAAATGTGTCCACAAACAGGAACCGGAACGTGGACCTAAGATCCTATACTTGTGTTTCGGGCGCAATTGTCCCCggagacagaagagatgGCCTCGACTGGATAACTTCCGTCAGCACCTCTTGAGAATGCATGGGGATGAAGACGCCGATGAGCTTCTGAAAAG GTCGCACGAATGGTACAATAGTATCAAGCAAGCGAGTGAATTGACGTTTGCTGCTGTTGACCCCGTGTTTAAGAAAACCCAATCTCCAGAAATGCAACTGCCAACTGAACAGGACTGCGTgatggaagatctggacCAGACTCCGTGTATTCCAGCCGTCGCATTCGAGTCGCTCATCGGAGCAAGATCGCCAGAGAACGAATATCGCATCCTGAACCCGATCAAAGACACCACTGAACAGGAACGAGATCAAGAGCTAGCTGACGCCACACTCATGGCTCCCTCAAATACAGTTCAACTGCCGGGCTACGGCACGCCCAACTTGGATTCAGCACTGGACCAAACGCCGCCAATCGCGCACCAAGACAGCAAGAAGAACGACTACGTGGAAGAATTCATAGTGGACGCTGCGACTAACATGATCAATGCACTGACGAGAATAATGAACTCCAACCACCGACGGCATTCACAGCCGGCAAAGGACATAGACGACCCGACCAGTCCTAGTACCGAGCTGTGCAGTccaaagaagaaaattctCCAGCGGATATTGACTGCAGCGTTGGACTGTCTATCTGAAAAGCCCCAGCGATCTGGCGACAGAACGCCCAAAGTGCCTGAGAGAGACCCGGACAAGAAAGACTGGATCCAATGCGGAGTCTGCGCGAAACGAACACGTTTGCGGTGCGAAATGAA GAAACACCAGAAACGTCACGATCGACCCTACGGTTGCACATTCCCTAAGTGCAGCAAGACATTTGGCAGCAAGGCGGACTGGAAGCGGCACGAAAACTCGCAGCACTATCACATCCAAAGCTGGTACTGTACCTTGTGCGATCCGACCAAGGGGAAACGATACGCGAGATGGTATTATCGTCAAGAGGTCTTCGTGCAGCATCTGAAAACACATCATCACGTCGATAATGAAGGAGCGAGAGTTGCGGTCGCGAATAACCTTGTGGGAGAGAATGGACAGTCTCGATTTTGGTGCGGCTTCTGTAGGGAGATTATTCCTCTTCATAGCCAGGGTCGAGAAGCGTGGAATGAGCGCTTCGACCATATCGATTTTGAGCACTTTCGTAGAGGGCAGCGGATCGAAGACTGGGTGCACTGTTGCCATTCGAGCGATGATCAAGAATGCGAGGAATCAAAGGGACGAAACATGGCCAGTGGAAGCGATGAGAGCCCGTTTGCCACAGATGGCCATTCTGAGAATGAAAATGACAGCTGTAGTGATTGTTCATCGGACACTGTCCTTGAGGATGATGGGGTAACTCTCGACCTGGAGACCTCGCGGCAGATGGTTTCTTGTGAGAGAGCTTCTCCTTCGAAGAAGGCCTTGAAACTGGAGAATTCTTCCGAGACTGGGGAATcacgaaaaagaaaacttGACACGTTTGGATTGATGGTAGATCCATATCAGACCCACGCGGACGACGGATCCAAACCAAAGAGGAGAATCGGCGCTGCTATACCGCTACCAGGGCAGTGA
- a CDS encoding chromatin segregase YTA7, with protein MPRPKRTIEELANKSDSDDENYSDRPVRSSRQSARSKSRKKPKPTKKRARRHSNDDITSDDDDILDDVDELDFDDEDEEDPNAPKNARGLTARKAATNRPVYNEGDSSSVDDDFEEEDDSEPTRSPKKRKSTVVTLKVNALKRQPLPESGRRMTRRTRDPSEDIVALTNSGRHMELVERGTHSPEMEARRSRRGSRASKRLNFGPEKVEIDEKPEVFEPIEETSMEVKASQPEIMESDHQGDFEEGVPSGQDSGEGAAEADEVGVVPESENGDVKHQEEDDEDDEGPTTRRRRGKPSRSQPTEEAQPDEEEDAHPRRSGRKKPRSSQRKRQDDESDFEPEEDESNDDDDEERSLSGKSHGSPRKASQARDDEEQDSTAGRRPGLRKRASRSRGQSEVRGDIAEELAEELEDLRGDRPRRRLQTDIVYEKPRRSRKDVDYRIIRPDLILPIEEAENEVNESPSRRGRGGGGSSWQRTLFPTYGPFGGGGPPAILAPPGAPAATGGVDSDSSDDEVMQHPKTGGSVSGPPGAGLLPSAQTHGADPLQGPSGTPANLGKIKDKQALADADPLGVDVNVNFDSVGGLQGHIDQLKEMVSLPLLYPEIFQRFHIVPPRGVLFHGPPGTGKTLLARALANSVSSEGRKVTFYMRKGADALSKWVGEAERQLRLLFEEARKTQPSIIFFDEIDGLAPVRSSKQEQIHASIVSTLLALMDGMDGRGQVIVIGATNRPDSIDPALRRPGRFDREFYFPLPNTEGRRAILDIHTKGWDPPLPDHIKDELAEITKGYGGADLRALCTEAALNAVQRRYPQIYKSDQKLLIDPKKIDVTPKDFMLAIKKIVPSSERSASSGATPLPKTVEPLLRRPFSDIKTILSEILPQRKRLTALEEAQFEEPEGPKGFRREQMQQEFDISRVYRPRMLVRGPFGMGQQHLAGAILHHFEGLHVQAFDLPTLLSDSTRSPEAAVIQLFQEVKRHKPSVIYIPNLQSWLNTVGPTVISTLLGLLRSVPPSDPVLLFGVLESTGEEVDNGLLSNMFGFSKKNFYDLKAPDYDARYEFFGRVIDYVKTPPSDFPDPENRKRRELETLEVAPPPPPKPAPPPTKEQLKAQKKKDHQTLNLLKIRIQPIMDQIKKYKRFRTGVIDESQIRYLWEEDDPNIVTSDLPIEQRTTFRPFEKAFDKHGVPGLRETVSGKFFYNMEIVTIEKRLSNGYYKRPKDFLADIKRLAKDARQLGDQERLLRANELLSNVEVDIATIEQAEPALVAECENVYLRELEREKLAAEQAKKAAGEGGYSRLSATGNVPHGNTDSGPSSGPVVLGESFPDGQARPQTPTRRSAVSFLTNGYHEGGGSDLNDLSNHATISNGSHESRGDGDGDGDVYMTNSEDHSGERETQGSSFGPSAQPRPPYSHTAPSQQVRRESGFSSLSQKGPMTPMAPGSQPNDYTNEASTTQTTSDKKSSVQSSVPQNLTQSPMAAHGLRHDFPDLTQYPDRVSQEEHLPDTQQPESSQPSPHPRESLPGHADFAAGESQSQPKHQPPVPLFEAPVKQPSHVPTALQSLLNNEDLSPKVSLEHELIDNLHNQLTQRTSGCSVEQLEQINSNLMDYIWRMRGEWNRNKVAAGIRDTFNEVLEDMQAMQEIGPISQRTKEQLGADIFHA; from the exons ATGCCCCGACCAAAGCGCACTATTGAGGAATTGGCGAACAAGTCGGACTCGGATGACGAGAATTACAGCGATCGTCCGGTGCGCTCATCTCGCCAGTCCGCTCGATCGAAGTCGaggaagaagccgaagccAACGAAAAAGAGAGCGCGCCGCCATTCGAACGACGACATCACAtccgatgacgatgatatTCTAGATGATGTGGACGAGCTCGActtcgatgatgaggatgaagaagacccGAACGCCCCGAAGAATGCAAGAGGCCTTACCGCTCGGAAGGCTGCCACTAATCGGCCGGTATATAACGAGGGCGATTCTAGCAGCGTCGACGATGATttcgaagaggaggatgactcCGAGCCCACCCGTTCGCCGAAGAAACGCAAAAGCACCGTCGTGACATTGAAAGTGAATGCTCTCAAACGCCAGCCTCTCCCTGAAAGCGGCAGGCGGATGACTCGCCGTACTCGCGACCCCTCAGAGGATATCGTCGCTCTCACGAACTCCGGTCGCCATATGGAGCTCGTGGAGCGAGGTACACACAGTCCGGAGATGGAAGCGCGGAGAAGCCGGCGTGGGTCTCGCGCCTCGAAACGTCTCAATTTTGGGCCTGAAAaagttgaaatcgatgagAAACCGGAGGTGTTCGAGCCCATAGAGGAGACTTCGATGGAGGTCAAGGCTTCGCAGCCAGAAATCATGGAAAGCGATCACCAAGGAGATTTTGAGGAAGGTGTTCCATCGGGGCAGGACAGTGGCGAAGGTGCAGCAGAAGCCGACGAAGTTGGAGTTGTGCCCGAATCTGAGAACGGCGATGTGAAGCatcaggaggaggatgatgaagacgacgaaggTCCAACAacgcggaggaggaggggcaAGCCCAGTCGAAGTCAGCCCACTGAAGAGGCGCAGccggacgaagaggaggacgcACACCCACGTCGTTCCGGCCGCAAGAAACCCAGAAGCTCTCAGCGAAAGCGACAAGACGATGAGAGCGATTTTGAACCTGAGGAAGACGAGTCGaatgacgacgatgatgaggagcgCTCTCTGTCCGGAAAATCACATGGATCACCGCGCAAAGCCAGTCAAGCTCGAGATGACGAGGAACAGGATAGCACCGCCGGTCGGCGCCCTGGTCTACGCAAGAGAGCTTCTCGCTCCCGTGGACAGTCCGAAGTACGAGGGGATATTGCTGAGGAGCTTGCAGAGGAGTTGGAAGATCTCAGAGGAGATCGACCCCGCAGAAGGCTTCAGACAGATATCGTTTACGAGAAACCAAGGCGCAGCCGGAAGGACGTCGACTACCGGATCATTCGTCCAGACCTCATCCTGCCAatcgaggaagccgagaaTGAGGTCAACGAGTCGCCTTCACGGCGAGGTCGGGGAGGCGGAGGCAGCAGTTGGCAGCGCACACTTTTCCCAACCTATGGACCTTTTGGAGGAGGCGGGCCACCAGCGATCCTGGCTCCTCCTGGCGCACCTGCTGCAACAGGGGGTGTTGACAGCGATAGTAGCGATGATGAAGTAATGCAACACCCCAAAACTGGCGGCTCCGTGTCTGGACCCCCAGGTGCAGGTCTTCTGCCTTCAGCACAAACCCACGGAGCCGATCCTCTACAAGGGCCATCCGGAACACCTGCTAATTTAGGAAAAATCAAGGATAAGCAGGCGCTTGCTGACGCCGATCCCTTGGGTGTTGACGTTAATGTCAATTTCGACAGTGTTGGTGGCCTACAGGGGCATATCGACCAGTTGAAAGAGATGGTttcccttccactcctttACCCCGAGATTTTCCAACGTTTTCACATCGTGCCGCCAAGGGGTGTCCTCTTCCACGGACCCCCTGGGACAGGTAAAACGCTGTTGGCAAGGGCCTTGGCCAACAGTGTTAGCTCCGAGGGCCGCAAAGTTACATTCTACATGAGAAAGGGTGCAGATGCACTGAGTAAATGGGTCGGTGAGGCTGAAAGGCAGCTCCGGCTGTTGTTTGAAGAGGCTCGAAAAACTCAACCCAGCATCATCTTTTTTGACGAAATAGATG GACTGGCCCCCGTGAGATCAAGCAAGCAGGAACAGATTCATGCCTCCATCGTGTCGACCCTGTTGGCTTTAATGGATGGGATGGATGGCCGTGGCCAAGTGATTGTCATTGGAGCTACAAATCGACCGGACTCTATTGACCCTGCTTTGCGTCGCCCTGGCCGCTTCGATCGCGAGTTTTACTTCCCTTTGCCCAATACAGAAGGCCGGCGTGCAATCTTGGATATCCATACCAAAGGTTGGGATCCACCGCTCCCTGATCACATCAAGGACGAACTGGCGGAGATCACAAAGGGCTACGGCGGAGCCGATCTTCGTGCTCTTTGTACAGAGGCTGCTCTCAACGCGGTTCAGAGAAGATATCCCCAGATTTACAAGTCAGATCAGAAGCTTCTCATCGATCCTAAGAAGATTGATGTCACTCCGAAGGACTTCATGCTGGCTATAAAGAAGATTGTCCCTTCATCTGAGAGATCTGCCTCCTCTGGTGCTACTCCTCTACCCAAGACCGTGGAGCCTTTGCTTCGTCGACCGTTCTCCGATATCAAAACCATTTTGTCCGAAATACTCCCACAAAGAAAGAGGCTCACAGCTCTCGAGGAAGCTCAATTTGAGGAACCCGAAGGGCCAAAAGGCTTTCGACGTGAGCAGATGCAGCAAGAGTTTGATATTTCCAGAGTGTACCGACCCAGGATGTTGGTGCGTGGGCCTTTCGGCATGGGCCAGCAACATCTTGCAGGCGCCATCCTCCACCATTTCGAGGGTCTGCACGTTCAAGCTTTCGACCTTCCGACCCTGCTCAGTGACTCAACCAGGTCTCCCGAAGCAGCCGTCATACAACTCTTCCAAGAGGTCAAGAGGCACAAGCCCAGCGTAATATACATTCCAAACCTTCAGTCTTGGCTTAATACCGTTGGGCCGACTGTCATATCTACTCTCTTGGGCCTTTTACGGTCTGTTCCCCCTTCAGATCCTGTTCTCCTGTTCGGAGTCTTGGAATCGACTGGTGAAGAGGTGGATAATGGGCTGCTGAGCAACATGTTTGGGTTCTCGAAGAAGAACTTTTACGACCTAAAGGCCCCGGATTATGACGCTCGATATGAGTTTTTCGGTAGGGTGATCGACTACGTCAAGACCCCGCCGTCCGATTTTCCGGATCCCGAAAATCGTAAAAGGAGAGAACTCGAGACACTGGAGGTtgcacctcctcctccaccgaaGCCCGCACCGCCCCCGACCAAGGAGCAACtcaaggcccagaagaagaaagatcaCCAGACCCTGAATTTGCTAAAGATCAGGATCCAGCCCATCATGGACCAGATCAAGAAATACAAGAGGTTCAGGACAGGTGTAATTGACGAGTCACAGATCCGGTACCTGTgggaagaggatgatccgAACATAGTTACTAGCGACTTGCCCATTGAGCAGCGAACAACGTTCAGGCCCTTTGAAAAGGCTTTCGATAAGCATGGGGTCCCGGGTCTCCGGGAAACTGTTTCGGGAAAGTTTTTCTACAATATGGAAATTGTCACTATCGAAAAGAGACTTTCCAATGGTTACTATAAGCGGCCTAAGGATTTCCTGGCTGATATCAAGCGCTTGGCAAAGGACGCGCGGCAGCTAGGCGACCAAGAGAGGTTGTTGCGAGCCAACGAACTTCTCTCTAACGTCGAGGTCGACATTGCCACAATCGAGCAGGCGGAGCCCGCCTTAGTCGCGGAATGTGAGAATGTTTATCTGCGGGagctggagagggagaagctcGCAGCAGAACAGGCGAAGAAAGCCGCGGGTGAAGGAGGCTATTCCCGTCTCTCAGCGACCGGCAATGTTCCCCACGGCAATACAGACTCCGGCCCTTCAAGCGGACCTGTGGTGCTTGGTGAATCTTTCCCGGATGGGCAAGCTCGTCCGCAGACACCGACGCGGCGCTCGGCCGTGAGCTTTCTCACCAACGGTTATCATGAAGGTGGTGGCTCGGATCTGAATGATCTTAGTAACCATGCCACGATCAGTAATGGGTCCCACGAGTCTCGCggcgatggagatggagacggagatgtTTATATGACTAATTCGGAAGATCATTCTGGGGAGAGAGAGACGCAGGGTAGTTCTTTCGGACCCTCCGCCCAACCCCGGCCGCCGTACTCGCACACGGCGCCTTCGCAGCAAGTGAGACGTGAATCGGGATTCTCAAGTCTGTCTCAAAAAGGACCAATGACTCCAATGGCCCCGGGATCACAGCCGAATGACTATACAAACGAGGCATCTACCACGCAGACTACCTCGGACAAGAAGTCCTCCGTACAGTCCTCCGTGCCGCAAAATCTCACCCAGAGCCCTATGGCTGCGCATGGGCTGCGGCACGACTTCCCTGATCTCACTCAATACCCCGACCGTGTGTCGCAGGAGGAACATCTCCCGGATACGCAGCAGCCGGAAAGTAGCCAGCCCTCTCCGCATCCCCGCGAGTCCTTGCCAGGACACGCAGACTTTGCTGCCGGGGAGAGCCAATCCCAGCCCAAGCATCAACCCCCTGTGCCCTTGTTTGAGGCGCCTGTCAAGCAGCCCTCTCATGTCCCCACGGCTCTCCAGTCATTGCTCAACAACGAAGATCTTTCTCCAAAAGTGTCACTTGAGCACGAACTTATCGACAACTTACACAACCAACTAACGCAACGAACCAGTGGGTGCTCGGTCGAGCAGCTGGAGCAGATCAATAGCAACTTGATGGACTATATCTGGCGGATGCGAGGGGAGTGGAACCGCAACAAGGTTGCGGCTGGTATCAGGGATACCTTCAATGAAGTTCTGGAGGACATGCAGGCGATGCAGGAGATCGGCCCTATCAGTCAAAGAACAAAGGAGCAGTTGGGGGCTGATATCTTCCACGCTTAG